CCTGCTCGAACGCGCGGATGTTGCGCCCTTCGCGCCCGATGATGCGCCCCTTCATCTCGTCCGACGGAAGACTGACGACGGAGACGGTGCTCTCGGCCGTGTGGTCCGCGGCAATGCGCTGGATGGCGAGTGAGACGATGTTGCGAGCCTCACGCTCCGCTTCCCGCTTCGCGTTCTCCTTGATCTCGCGGATCGTGTTCGCGGCGCGGGCGCGCGCCTCTTCCTCCAGCCCCTGCATCAGCCGCTTGAGCGCTTCCTCGGAGCTCAGCCCCGCCAGCGCCTCCAGCCGCGCACGCGCCTCCTGCTCCACCCGCGCCGTCGCCTGGTCGCGCGCCTGCAGCTCGGCTGCCCTCGTCTCCAGGGCACTTTCCCGATCCGCGACCTGCCGTTCCTTGCCGTCCAGCAGGTCGTACTTCCGGTCCAGTGCGCTGCGACGCTCCTCGATCCGCTGCTCCGTCCGCTCCAGGTCCTCCCGGCGCCGCGCCTCCTCGCGCTCCCAGTCCTCGCGCGCGCGATACGCCTCTTCCTTGCCCTTCAGCTCGGCGGCCCGCTTGAGCCGTTCGGCCTCCGCCCCGGCTTCCTCCCGGATGCGCGCTGCGACGGATTCTGCATCGGCCTTGTGCCTTTGCAGTCGCCTGCGCTCGAGCCACCATCCGGCGAGCACGCCCACGAGGGCGGCGCCGACGGCGATCACGCCGAGCAGCAACGGAGAATCCATGATCACTCCAGAAAGGCGGCCCGGGGCCGCCGCGGTAGGCGACGTCTAACTGGTTATGACAGTTGAGGCTGCGGCGTTATCGACAGGTCACGCCGCGCCGTTCCGCGCAAAGTAGCGGGCGCGCGCGAGGCACCGCAAGGTGGGCTGGGGAGTGATCCGGGGGCGTTACCGCTGGGCGCCAACCGTGTCGGACGGCTCGAGGCGGGCGCGCACGTCGACGGTGAGCTGCTCTGCGAGGCGGCCGATCTCGTCACGGAGCGCCTCGGTCTCCCGGCGGGCCTGGAAGAGCTGGTCCGTCAGGGAGAGGGCAGCCAGGATGGCGGCCTTGTGGGTCTGGATGAGCGCGCCGCCCTGGAGGATCTCGGTGATCGTCTGGTCGACATGCGCCGCACACTCCACGGCGTACTCGGGGGTCGTGTCCGCACGAAGCGTGTACTCCTCGCCGGCGATCTCGACAGTGACGACGCTCTTCGCCTGGTCGCTCATCGGTCTGCCTCCAGGTAATTGAGCCGTGCGGCGATGCGCTCGACGAGCGCATTGGCTCGCGCGAGCCGGTCGATCAGCTCCCTGTTCTCGCGCTCGAGGGTGGCGGCTCGCTCGGACAGCTCGAGCGGGTCGAGTGCGCCGCTGGAAACGCGGCCGAGGGCCGATTCCAGCTCACGCACGCGCCGCTCGGCGGTCTGCGTGCGACGTCGCAGGGCATCGTGGGTCTCGAGCAGGCGTCGAACGGACAGCTCGAGGGCATCCCATTCCGGCGGCGGCAGGGGGGTCTGTCGATCAGGCACGGCGCGTGACTCCGTGGGACTGTTCCAGTGCGCGCAGGACGCGGGCGACGGCCTCGTCGATCTCCTGGTCGGTAAGTGTACGCTCCGGCGAGCGGAAATGCAGCCGGAACGCAATGCTGCGCATCCCGGCAGGAACGCCCTTGCCAGTGAACAGGTCGAAGG
Above is a genomic segment from Longimicrobiales bacterium containing:
- a CDS encoding cell division protein ZapA; its protein translation is MSDQAKSVVTVEIAGEEYTLRADTTPEYAVECAAHVDQTITEILQGGALIQTHKAAILAALSLTDQLFQARRETEALRDEIGRLAEQLTVDVRARLEPSDTVGAQR